In Nocardioides sp. InS609-2, a single genomic region encodes these proteins:
- a CDS encoding GntR family transcriptional regulator yields the protein MDADHFSRPDPTSDVAPYEQLRTQIAGRAASGMLAPGTRLPTVRALADDLGLAVNTVAKVYRALEADRVIVTQGRRGTFVASSAAASSTAADTAAASYVATCRRLGLTVSEATRLVEQRWT from the coding sequence ATGGACGCCGACCACTTCTCCCGGCCCGACCCGACGTCGGACGTCGCGCCCTACGAGCAGCTGCGCACCCAGATCGCCGGCCGCGCCGCGAGCGGGATGCTGGCCCCCGGCACCCGGTTGCCGACGGTGCGTGCGCTCGCAGACGACCTCGGCCTGGCTGTCAACACCGTGGCCAAGGTCTACCGCGCGCTCGAGGCCGACCGCGTGATCGTCACCCAGGGCCGGCGCGGCACGTTCGTGGCGTCGTCGGCCGCGGCCTCGTCCACCGCCGCCGACACAGCCGCAGCGTCGTACGTCGCCACCTGCCGCCGCCTCGGGCTGACCGTGTCGGAGGCAACCCGGCTCGTCGAGCAGCGCTGGACCTGA
- a CDS encoding DNA-directed RNA polymerase subunit alpha has product MLIAQRPTLSEESVDEFRSRFVIEPLEPGFGYTLGNSLRRTLLSSIPGASVTSIKVDSVLHEFSTVEGVTQDVTEIILNLKGLVVSSEHDEPVTMYLRKSGAGDVTAADIAPPAGVEVHNPDLKIATLSDSGKLEMELVVERGRGYVSAVQNKGLDNEIGRMPVDSIYSPVLKVTYKVEATRVEQRTDFDKLVIDVETKPSIRPRDAIASAGKTLVELFGLARELNVEAEGIDIGPSPVDEQLAADLALPVEELQLTVRSYNCLKREGIHTVGELISRSEQDLLDIRNFGAKSIDEVKAKLVEMGLSLKDSAPGFDPQAALAAYGDDDDDAFVEDEQY; this is encoded by the coding sequence GTGCTTATCGCTCAGCGCCCCACGCTGTCGGAAGAGTCCGTCGACGAGTTCCGCTCACGCTTCGTGATCGAGCCCCTGGAGCCTGGCTTCGGCTACACCCTGGGCAACTCGCTGCGTCGTACGCTCCTGTCGTCGATCCCCGGTGCCTCGGTCACGAGCATCAAGGTCGACTCCGTCCTCCACGAGTTCTCGACCGTCGAGGGTGTCACCCAGGACGTCACCGAGATCATCCTCAACCTGAAGGGTCTGGTCGTCTCCTCCGAGCACGACGAGCCCGTCACGATGTACCTGCGCAAGTCGGGTGCCGGTGACGTCACCGCCGCCGACATCGCGCCGCCCGCCGGTGTCGAGGTCCACAACCCCGACCTGAAGATCGCCACCCTCTCCGACTCGGGCAAGCTCGAGATGGAGCTGGTCGTCGAGCGTGGCCGCGGCTACGTCTCCGCCGTCCAGAACAAGGGTTTGGACAACGAGATCGGCCGGATGCCGGTCGACTCGATCTACAGCCCGGTCCTCAAGGTGACCTACAAGGTCGAGGCCACCCGAGTCGAGCAGCGCACCGACTTCGACAAGCTCGTCATCGACGTCGAGACCAAGCCGTCGATCCGTCCCCGTGACGCGATCGCCTCGGCCGGCAAGACCCTGGTCGAGCTGTTCGGTCTGGCCCGTGAGCTCAACGTCGAGGCCGAGGGCATCGACATCGGCCCGTCGCCCGTCGACGAGCAGCTCGCTGCCGACCTCGCCCTGCCGGTCGAGGAGCTGCAGCTGACCGTCCGGTCCTACAACTGCCTCAAGCGCGAGGGCATCCACACCGTGGGTGAGCTCATCTCGCGCTCGGAGCAGGACCTGCTCGACATCCGCAACTTCGGTGCGAAGTCGATCGACGAGGTCAAGGCCAAGCTGGTCGAGATGGGCCTGTCCCTCAAGGACAGCGCGCCCGGCTTCGACCCGCAGGCCGCTCTCGCGGCGTACGGCGATGACGACGACGACGCGTTCGTCGAGGACGAGCAGTACTAG
- the rpsD gene encoding 30S ribosomal protein S4, which produces MARYTGPMTKKSRRLGVDLVGGDQAYERRPYPPGQHGRGRIKESEYLLQLREKQKARFSYGILERQFHKYYVEASRRSGKTGDNLLQMLECRLDNVVYRAGFARTRRHARQLVVHGHFMVNGRKVDIPSFQVSAHDVIDVREKSLEMTPFIVARETHGERHVPAWLEAIPTRMRILVHQVPVRAQIDMPVTEQLIVEYYSKK; this is translated from the coding sequence ATGGCCCGTTACACCGGCCCCATGACCAAGAAGTCGCGCCGTCTCGGTGTCGACCTCGTGGGAGGCGACCAGGCTTACGAGCGTCGCCCCTACCCCCCCGGCCAGCACGGCCGCGGACGCATCAAGGAGAGCGAGTACCTGCTCCAGCTGCGCGAGAAGCAGAAGGCCCGCTTCTCCTACGGCATCCTCGAGCGCCAGTTCCACAAGTACTACGTCGAGGCATCGCGTCGATCCGGCAAGACCGGTGACAACCTGCTCCAGATGCTCGAGTGCCGCCTCGACAACGTGGTCTACCGTGCCGGCTTCGCCCGCACGCGTCGCCACGCCCGTCAGCTCGTCGTACACGGCCACTTCATGGTGAACGGCCGCAAGGTCGACATCCCCTCGTTCCAGGTGAGCGCCCACGACGTCATCGACGTCCGGGAGAAGTCGCTCGAGATGACGCCGTTCATCGTGGCTCGCGAGACCCACGGCGAGCGCCACGTCCCGGCCTGGCTCGAGGCCATTCCGACCCGGATGCGCATCCTCGTGCACCAGGTCCCGGTCCGCGCGCAGATCGACATGCCGGTCACCGAACAGCTGATCGTCGAGTACTACTCCAAGAAGTAA
- the rpsK gene encoding 30S ribosomal protein S11, translating into MPPKSRASKVRRKEKKNVAQGEAHIKSTFNNTIVTITDPTGAVIAWASAGTVGFKGSRKSTPFAAQMAAEAAGRRAQEHGMKKIDVFVKGPGSGRETAIRSLGAIGLEVGTIQDVTPVPHNGCRPPKRRRV; encoded by the coding sequence ATGCCTCCCAAGAGCCGCGCCAGCAAGGTGCGCCGCAAGGAGAAGAAGAACGTCGCTCAGGGCGAAGCCCACATCAAGAGCACGTTCAACAACACGATCGTCACGATCACCGACCCCACCGGTGCGGTCATCGCCTGGGCCTCCGCCGGCACCGTCGGCTTCAAGGGCTCGCGCAAGTCCACGCCGTTCGCCGCGCAGATGGCAGCCGAGGCTGCTGGTCGTCGGGCGCAGGAGCACGGGATGAAGAAGATCGACGTCTTCGTGAAGGGCCCCGGTTCGGGCCGCGAGACGGCGATTCGTTCGCTTGGTGCCATCGGCCTCGAGGTCGGCACCATCCAGGACGTCACTCCCGTGCCCCACAACGGATGCCGGCCGCCCAAGCGCCGCCGCGTCTGA
- the rpsM gene encoding 30S ribosomal protein S13 has translation MARLVGVDLPRDKRIEIALTYIYGIGRTRSQQLLAATGVDPNARVHTLGDEELVKLRDEIEANFKIEGDLRREVQADIRRKIEIGSYQGRRHRMGLPVRGQRTKTNARTRKGPKRTVAGKKKAK, from the coding sequence ATGGCTCGCCTCGTTGGTGTTGACCTCCCGCGCGACAAGCGCATCGAGATCGCACTCACCTACATCTACGGCATCGGCCGTACCCGCTCCCAGCAGCTCCTCGCCGCAACCGGGGTCGACCCGAACGCGCGCGTCCACACGTTGGGCGACGAAGAGCTGGTCAAGCTCCGCGATGAGATCGAAGCGAACTTCAAGATCGAGGGTGACCTCCGTCGCGAGGTCCAGGCAGACATCCGCCGCAAGATCGAGATCGGCAGCTACCAGGGTCGCCGCCACCGCATGGGCCTGCCGGTCCGCGGTCAGCGCACCAAGACCAACGCCCGTACCCGCAAGGGTCCCAAGCGCACTGTCGCCGGCAAGAAGAAGGCCAAGTGA